A genomic region of Salvelinus namaycush isolate Seneca unplaced genomic scaffold, SaNama_1.0 Scaffold230, whole genome shotgun sequence contains the following coding sequences:
- the LOC120038670 gene encoding 3-beta-hydroxysteroid-Delta(8),Delta(7)-isomerase isoform X1 translates to MAKSPVRAAGVPHPYWPRDLSIPGYVANDRSMHEILSFLFSVSGLFLLSTWVLTGRKWARDGRGQEFGVGRRLAICWFAVCAFIHGVIEGWFSLYYDVIPSDQSFLSQLWKEYSKGDSRYVIADNFTVCMETVTAWFWGPLSLWTLFAFLANKPCRFVLQLIVSLGQLYGAVLYFYTEHRDGYSHSQMGHPLYFWFYFVFMNVLWIIIPLVLILDAWRHLQQAQTHTDLAQKEKTN, encoded by the exons ATGGCGAAAAGCCCCGTCCGAGCTGCTGGCGTCCCCCACCCCTATTGGCCGCGGGACCTGTCCATCCCAGGCTACGTGGCGAACGATAGATCAATGCATGAGATCCTGTCCTTCCTCTTCTCTGTGTCGGGTCTCTTCCTGCTGTCCACCTGGGTTCTGACGGGCCGGAAGTGGGCCAGGGATGGCCGTGGTCAGGAGTTTGGGGTGGGCAGGCGGCTGGCTATCTGCTGGTTTGCTGTCTGTGCGTTCATCCACGGGGTCATTGAGGGATGGTTCTCTCTGTACTATGACGTCATCCCCTCAGACCAGAGCTTCCTGTCTCAGCTGT GGAAGGAGTACTCCAAAGGAGACAGCCGATATGTCAT AGCTGATAACTTCACGGTGTGTATGGAGACAGTAACAGCCTGGTTCTGGGGTCCATTGAGTTTGTGGACGTTGTTTGCCTTCCTGGCCAACAAACCATGCCGCTTTGTCCTGCAACTCATTGTCTCTCTTG GTCAGCTGTATGGGGCAGTGCTGTATTTCTACACTGAGCACCGTGATGGTTACAGCCACAGTCAGATGGGTCATCCTCTGTACTTTTGGTTCTATTTTGTCTTCATGAACGTCCTCTGGATCATCATTCCTCTGGTCCTCATACTGGATGCATGGAGACACCTGCAGCAGGCCCAGACACACACTGACCTCGCCCAGAAGGAGAAGACTAACTGA
- the LOC120038670 gene encoding 3-beta-hydroxysteroid-Delta(8),Delta(7)-isomerase isoform X2 translates to MAKSPVRAAGVPHPYWPRDLSIPGYVANDRSMHEILSFLFSVSGLFLLSTWVLTGRKWARDGRGQEFGVGRRLAICWFAVCAFIHGVIEGWFSLYYDVIPSDQSFLSQLWKEYSKGDSRYVIADNFTVCMETVTAWFWGPLSLWTLFAFLANKPCRFVLQLIVSLGQLYGAVLYFLTPVLCLQVSCMGRCCIS, encoded by the exons ATGGCGAAAAGCCCCGTCCGAGCTGCTGGCGTCCCCCACCCCTATTGGCCGCGGGACCTGTCCATCCCAGGCTACGTGGCGAACGATAGATCAATGCATGAGATCCTGTCCTTCCTCTTCTCTGTGTCGGGTCTCTTCCTGCTGTCCACCTGGGTTCTGACGGGCCGGAAGTGGGCCAGGGATGGCCGTGGTCAGGAGTTTGGGGTGGGCAGGCGGCTGGCTATCTGCTGGTTTGCTGTCTGTGCGTTCATCCACGGGGTCATTGAGGGATGGTTCTCTCTGTACTATGACGTCATCCCCTCAGACCAGAGCTTCCTGTCTCAGCTGT GGAAGGAGTACTCCAAAGGAGACAGCCGATATGTCAT AGCTGATAACTTCACGGTGTGTATGGAGACAGTAACAGCCTGGTTCTGGGGTCCATTGAGTTTGTGGACGTTGTTTGCCTTCCTGGCCAACAAACCATGCCGCTTTGTCCTGCAACTCATTGTCTCTCTTG GTCAGCTGTATGGGGCGGTGCTGTATTTCTtaacccctgtcctctgtctccAGGTCAGCTGTATGGGGCGGTGCTGTATTTCTtaa